In Cyclopterus lumpus isolate fCycLum1 chromosome 2, fCycLum1.pri, whole genome shotgun sequence, the genomic stretch ACAGCAAGTATTCAGGTACATCAAGAGTTACAGTTATTTTCATCCCCCATTGCTAGATATCGCTTGAAATGATGACCACAACTGCTTCAAAGGGTACTCACTTCTGTTTCCGGTAATTTGGGTCCAAGAACTCGTAGATGACTTTCCTGGCCCACCAGGAGTAGGTGATCATACCACAGAACCCTAACAGAAACCAGGCCTTACTCAACACATCCTGAGGGCATAACCCTTTACGCAGGTTTAACCTACAGCAAACATCTAAAGAATGATTATGTCTTCACCTGAAACCAGGTAGGTTATACCGGCTGCGAAGGTCACCCTCGCGTTGGCGATCTCCGACCCGCCGATTTTGGTGCACTTCATGCCGACGAGTGCGAGGACGCCTCCAAAGAACCCGAAGATGACGGAGCTGACGGCGAGCGCTCTGCAGGCTTGTAGGAACCCTGGAAGAAAGCAGGTGACACTGGAATACAGCTGtacgtttttatttaatttttttataaccAGAGCGGAGGCAATCTTTTGgatatatcaatatcaataatgctgctatttttttttaaatataactttcaTACACAAAAAAGATAACGTGATATTTTGGCGGTTTCCCGAGCGTCTTTACCAGGCAGGGCCAGCATGGAGGGGTAGTCCTTGCAGTCCGACACCCCCGTGGTGTCCGAGACGCAGTCCTTCCACAGGTTGGAGTAGTAGTTGGAGGTGGTCAGCACGATGCTGACCACCTCGGAGAAGGTCCAGTACTCCGTGGGCAGCGTGGAGCACACCAGGATCCAGCCACACAGGCAGGAGACGAAGCAGCCGATCTCCATGTACATCACCACCGTCCGGTACTTCATGGTGAGTCCTCGGGTGGTGAAACTGTCTGCATGGGTTAGGTGGGGTAGAGAGCAATAGCTGGAGCAACTCCCTCACCGTGGGAATCCGGACTGAGCTCTCCCCCTGTGTCACTGGGACACATCTTATCATCTCATCGTTTTTTGAGACGGTTTTGCCTCGTAGGCATCCTTCACGTTCCCAGCACCACAGGTGA encodes the following:
- the si:ch211-181l5.2 gene encoding claudin-10, translated to MKYRTVVMYMEIGCFVSCLCGWILVCSTLPTEYWTFSEVVSIVLTTSNYYSNLWKDCVSDTTGVSDCKDYPSMLALPGFLQACRALAVSSVIFGFFGGVLALVGMKCTKIGGSEIANARVTFAAGITYLVSGFCGMITYSWWARKVIYEFLDPNYRKQKFELGAAVFIGWGGSILLLSGGTVLTYFSGKEGLPKTSPSRPRRPATYATARTRRTYMLPGSPSRGTMGPPLFYEGRRSQSTTKTRLTFNRDSFV